The genomic interval ACAGATCTGTATCGAGCAGGActgaaatacataataatatggGAGAATCTATATCAAATTCGAGAATGATAACTCAAAGAAGTGAAAACCGTTCAAGAAAtcctaataataaaaaaaaaggcaatattactaaaatgaaaaataatactaataatttcAATCAGACAATAGAATTTCAATCAGACAATCGTACAAACCCTAATGATATTGTATCCTGGGGGAACATAGATAATGATGCTGAAATAATGTGTCAATGTCACCAGCAAGCAATTCTGTTAACAGTAAGAAAAGATGGTCCAAACCAAggtaaattatatctacatgAAATACTATGAAGTAGTATATAgaattaaacattttaaatatttgtaggaagacaattttataaatgtgcACAACCTCAGGGTAGTGgctgtaatttctttttgtggGCTTCTGATAGACCACAAGAAAATACAACAAATCATAATGATcataataatcaaatttcaAATCGCTCTTGGATGACACAAAGCCAAACACAACAGCCTAGTACTAGTAGTAATTCTACTGATTGGAGAAATACTAGTATTTCAGAAGCAAATAACGTTATTATGTGTATTTGTAATGAACCAGCTAGACAGTAAGTAAACAAGTGctgataaaaaatactttacaATAAAGTTTTACCGTTattttcatacattttataGATTTACAGTTCAAAAAGAAGGACCAAATAAAGGTAGACTCTTTTATACTTGTCCTAAAGGTAGGGACAGTACATGTAACTTTTTTAAATGGGCTGATGTAGATGCAAGTGTTAATACGAATGAAAGAACAGATTCGCGAAATTCTGgaaacagaaataataattttaaacccAAAGGAAATAGCTCTTCAAATAAACTTCAAGGAACTCGTGTCAAAAGAAAATGTGGCATTTGTGGAACTGAAGgtttatactttataaaacaaattattttttatataattccaaTACTACagaaattgaaatttacatcagtctgttttattttatttttaataggtCATACACGCAAAACATGTCCAGAAAATGTCATGGATTAATCATAACAttacaatattgtaaattatgtACATTCAGATAACTATAATCCAAGGTTATTAAAAGTAAAGGATATTATAGTGATATACATAATATGATCATTCGTGccttattttaaaaattataaaatttacttgAGATTAGAGATTAGTTAATctctttgtttatatataagttttatttGTCATATTAATTCATCATATTAATTGAGTGCATAAAATCAgcacaaaataaaattattctacaAACTATTGAGAACACTACATATTGtgtaatatatgttattttaattatctatcaGATGATACGCTGTTCCTTAATTTTTCCAGTTCTTCTTTTTGAGATTGAGCTTCTGTTGTAGTTTGCGTTAActgtaatataatgatataaacatattttaaatttacattaaaaaaataagaattaaaatataattattatcagttTAATATTTACCATGTCTAACATTACTTCAAacttcaattttaataaattattttcttcttcgagtcttttaatttcttttttcagtctttcgttttctttaaatGTACCACTTACTTTTCCAGATTCTatgaaaataacaacaaatgcataaaaataataataaaataatttagtttCTGTACCTGGTATCCATAAGCCATTTTCGAAAACTGCTTCTTGATCTCCAAGTCGTATACGGATAGATCCTATATCAGGGCCtaattccttttctattctcttagGACTTAAGtctttgtttattaaaaatgttgacACTTTTCTCGTCGGTGTTTTCTTTGgggaaaatttatttgaaaataaaggCATGTTTGGAGATATAACTGCATAATAATCTACCAAAATCTACACTTGAAGGTTAAGTTAGAAACGCAGAATCAAATACTACAATCCTAATGACTTTATAACTTAGTttgtaatcattattttcgaaaaatattcgaacaaAGTTTAGAAGTACATGAATTAAAATAGATTCATATTTACGCCATAAACAAATCGTAacgataaatgtaaataaaccacattgtttctctctcttcggaAACAACTAAACgccatattttataaatacaccCAATATATAGCATGCCATGagaaagctttttttttcgatttgtaaaatcaaaattataattttcacgaTTCGTTTTTACTTGACTGGCTATAAGAATGAGATTAAGTGGTAAAAAAGATGGATAATCGTGcaacatacaaatatacataaaagtaGTTAAAAGGTTATCCGTGggaggtgtatatatatatacatatatgcaatataaaatgataattttgtatacatatattgagtACTACATTTATAGCGATACATGAACTTGCAAATACATATTATAGCATAAAGTATGAGCATAAAACGCGATTAATCTTTCCATTCTACTTGTAAAATTCGTGCTCAGACTcatcttttttaatgttattctTGTAACCTTTCTCAAAGTCCTTTGCCAATACTATATAGCGATTTTCTCGAACCGCATGCATACCAGCTTCTTGGCAAATGGCATTTATATCAGCACCTGAAATTCTATCCGGTCGAGCTACATAATCTTCAAGATCTACTTCTTCGCTTAAATTCATTTTTGCTGTAATTGTCGAAAATATCAAACGTTTCTGTCGACGATCAGGTAGAGGAAATTCAATCTTACGATCTAATCTACCAGGACGCAATAATGCTGGATCTAAAGTGTCAGCtctagaaacaaataaaattgtattaaatatagataaaataatctataattaaaactatgtatctataataaaaacttgCAGACTACATTGCATTCATTTTACCTATTAGTAGCCATTATAACTTTCACGTTAGTAGTTTGATCAAAACCATCCATTTGATTGAGTAGCTCTAAAAGGATACGCTGTACTTCACGATCTGCTCCAGTTTGTGCATCAAATCTTTTTGTAGCTATAGCATCAATTTCATCAACAAAAATTATAGCAGGAGAATTCTCCTTAGCTAAACGGAAGACATCTCTGACCATTCTTGGTCCTTCTCCTAAATATTTCTGTACGAATTCAGAGCCAACCACACGTATAAATGCAGCTATatgaaacaatttatattaatttaaattatatagttaaatctttattaatatacagTAAGATTAGTACCTGTAGTATGTCTTGCCACTGCTTTTGCAAGCATAGTTTTTCCACATCCTGGTGGACCATACATCAACACACCTCTAGGTGGGTCAATGCCAATTTGTTTATACAATTCAAAATGTGTCAATGGTAATTCCACTGCTTCTctaatttcttgtttttgcATATCCATTCCACCTATATCACTATATTGAATATCTGGTTTCTCatctatataaaacataaatttgctaaaaattaataaaatccaTTTTTGTACCTTCGCAAATATCAAGATGTAAGTAAAAATCACCTGCTTGAAGCATCGAGATACTTGAATCAGCTTCTGGTGGAAGAACATCAACCAAAGCATTACTGTGCTTATGAAGTGCTACACTAGCAGAAGGCTTCAACAATTCTCTATCTATTGTAGACAAAATTCTGACATAATAATTTGAACCTGTCGTCGATCCTACTATTCCAGTGTTTTGATCTACAGCTTCTAAAAATTGTCCTATGACCAAAGGTACACTCTGTATACGTTTGACTTCTTCTTGGGCATGtagatattctttctttaaatttctttgttcatctttaatatattcttcttgTACCTCCAGAAATTCTAACATTCTTTGCAATttctgttaaaaatattaaataacaattgtATACAATGTAACAATTGTATAGGAATAATGAAAtctaattagaaatatataatattagaaaataatgaaatctaaaagaatatttgtGTTTCTTGCCTTGTACTTAGTATATAAATCTTCGACATCTAATTCATCGCCAGCTCCCGTATAATGACCAATTGCTGGTTTGGAATCGATCTCAGTAACATCCTAAAGTAacaaaaacaggaaaaaatatatcagaacaaaaataaaagaatataaatcgaaAGTGAATATTGTTCTTAATCGAGGTTATGAGCAACCACATGAAAAAACGataatttattagatttttaattcTCCTTCTTTGgagaatacaaaataaaataattagaataaaacgTATTTACTTTGTCCGGCAAAATGATTCCAATTTCTTCCATTATCTTCAACAAACTTTAcacgaaaataaatcaatgagGTATACAGGAAATCGAATGACTTGAGATTTTTCGAAAGGCTCGGACGAACAAGGTATGTGTCAGAAATGGCAGCCATTAACTAAAAAATtgtacgaagaaagaaaacttactTTAACATTtggtataatattattaatataaatatgaaatattacatgtaaaataatataaagtacatataaactaatataattcatatatatatatatagatatatatataaacaaaagttattaaattattgtatacgtaaattcttaatttatcatataatagTAGCGacattattattcgttaagCAAAcagtaataaaatgtttagtaagttatttttgatatttttataaattatatgttaaGCTTGaatgtcgataaaaatatttaagatgGACGTCTTCATTATTCAATCATATTTGACTAGTTTATTTACGTTGTGTTCTAGTATTTTTCAATGGAAGTTTTAAAgcgaaaagattttaattttataaaattttttaaatagttaattttataaaattttattatttcagagaatttttatttggaaTAATTGTCTGAAATTccctataattttttatctatatattattttgaaataaagtttttaattaaaaggtttttttgcatatatttatatatttatctttgattccatttaatatcattttttatggATAGAATGTAAATGAAAAGTGTTAAttgtgtataataaattttattttaatattcagcTATAACATGTTCAGGTACAACTTTGGCa from Vespula vulgaris chromosome 11, iyVesVulg1.1, whole genome shotgun sequence carries:
- the LOC127067849 gene encoding 26S proteasome regulatory subunit 6B; translated protein: MEEIGIILPDKDVTEIDSKPAIGHYTGAGDELDVEDLYTKYKKLQRMLEFLEVQEEYIKDEQRNLKKEYLHAQEEVKRIQSVPLVIGQFLEAVDQNTGIVGSTTGSNYYVRILSTIDRELLKPSASVALHKHSNALVDVLPPEADSSISMLQADEKPDIQYSDIGGMDMQKQEIREAVELPLTHFELYKQIGIDPPRGVLMYGPPGCGKTMLAKAVARHTTAAFIRVVGSEFVQKYLGEGPRMVRDVFRLAKENSPAIIFVDEIDAIATKRFDAQTGADREVQRILLELLNQMDGFDQTTNVKVIMATNRADTLDPALLRPGRLDRKIEFPLPDRRQKRLIFSTITAKMNLSEEVDLEDYVARPDRISGADINAICQEAGMHAVRENRYIVLAKDFEKGYKNNIKKDESEHEFYK
- the LOC127067852 gene encoding protein chibby homolog 1, yielding MPLFSNKFSPKKTPTRKVSTFLINKDLSPKRIEKELGPDIGSIRIRLGDQEAVFENGLWIPESGKVSGTFKENERLKKEIKRLEEENNLLKLKFEVMLDMLTQTTTEAQSQKEELEKLRNSVSSDR